One window from the genome of Acanthochromis polyacanthus isolate Apoly-LR-REF ecotype Palm Island chromosome 21, KAUST_Apoly_ChrSc, whole genome shotgun sequence encodes:
- the slc6a16a gene encoding LOW QUALITY PROTEIN: sodium-dependent neutral amino acid transporter B(0)AT2 (The sequence of the model RefSeq protein was modified relative to this genomic sequence to represent the inferred CDS: inserted 4 bases in 4 codons; deleted 2 bases in 2 codons), with product MTEKSSLDCPEDRSWLGEGQSETQLTSVPGPDGVETNDDRPAWDSKIQYVLAQVGFSVGLGNVWRFPYLCHQNGGGAFMLLYVFLLLIVGVPLFFMELAAGQSIRQGSIGVWKHISPKLAGIGYSSCMVCFYVALYYNVIIAWSLFYMGNSFQYPLPWQQCPTDVTTNDTVKECASSSPTSFFWFRKALNITNSIEESGEFNAIMTGCLLAAWSIVSLAMIKGIKSSAKVMYFSSVFPYVVLFIFLIRGLMLDGAIEGITYMFYPKLAIWGNVQVWRQAATQVFFALGLGYGSVIAYSSYNPVHNNCHRDALMVSGINFMTSVLASLVVFVVLGFRAKNIALRCVAKNLGLLNLMASSNDSSQHWWPWFNMTDPDSVSIPEYREXYSHYSSMVGPKITDCNLEEEMNKGVEGTGXAFIAFTEVMALFPASPFWSTLFFLMLLNLGLSTMFGTMQGILTPLMDXFSLLGRHRTILTGKSDTSVLGFVIGLLFTQRSGNYFVTMFDDYSATLPLVIVVIFXTISVAWVYGTDRFLDDIEVMLKWRPPVVYKYLWKYVCLLAMVGLLVASFLRMVFKRPTYTAWNQEHSTILALEYPSWALVMIVMLILLASLPVPIGYIHSMLKNRRVRHSPSVEAGIGQELHRELYTKCSSTDQLDSTSHRAPTEEDRVHPRPAFLLMAGEHYRLLPQQEEEEEEEEEDTGL from the exons ATG ACGGAGAAGTCCTCACTGGATTGCCCTGAGGACAGATCCTGGCTGGGGGAGGGTCAGTCTGAAACTCAGCTGACAAGCGTCCCTGGTCCTGATGGAGTTGAGACAAACGATGACCGGCCGGCCTGGGACTCTAAGATCCAGTACGTGTTGGCTCAGGTGGGGTTCAGTGTGGGATTAGGCAATGTGTGGAGGTTTCCGTATCTTTGCCACCAAAATGGAGGAG GGGCCTTCATGCTGctatatgtttttcttttactcaTTGTTGGAGTTCCTCTGTTTTTTATGGAGCTGGCTGCAGGCCAAAGCATCCGACAGGGCAGCATCGGAGTGTGGAAGCACATCTCCCCAAAGCTGGCGGGGATAGGCTACTCTAGCTGCATG GTCTGCTTTTACGTTGCTCTTTACTACAATGTCATCATTGCATGGAGCCTCTTCTACATGGGGAATTCTTTTCAGTATCCTCTGCCGTGGCAGCAGTGTCCAACTGATGTGACCACTAATGACACAG TGAAAGAATGTGCAAGTAGCTCCCCGACGTCGTTCTTCTGGTTTCGGAAAGCTCTCAACATCACAAACTCCATCGAAGAATCTGGAGAGTTTAACGCCATCATGACAGGATGTTTATTGGCCGCTTGGTCCATCGTCTCATTGGCTATGATCAAAGGCATCAAGTCTTCTGCAAAG GTGATGTACTTTTCCTCAGTTTTTCCCTATGTGgtcctttttattttcctcatcCGGGGGTTGATGTTGGATGGAGCCATAGAAGGAATCACCTACATGTTTTATCCAAAA CTGGCGATCTGGGGGAATGTGCAGGTGTGGCGGCAGGCAGCCACTCAGGTGTTTTTCGCCCTCGGTTTGGGGTACGGCTCAGTCATCGCATATTCCTCCTACAATCCAGTACACAACAACTGCCACAGGGACGCGCTGATGGTGTCCGGGATCAACTTCATGACATCCGTGTTGGCCTCTCTGGTGGTTTTCGTTGTGCTCGGTTTCCGTGCTAAGAACATCGCACTGCGCTGCGTGGCTAA GAATCTCGGTCTGTTAAACCTCATGGCGTCCTCCAATGACTCCAGCCAGCACTGGTGGCCCTGGTTCAACATGACGGATCCTGACTCTGTGTCTATTCCTGAATACAGAG TGTACAGTCACTACAGCTCCATGGTGGGCCCTAAAATCACTGACTGCAACCTGGAAGAGGAGATGAATAAG GGTGTTGAAGGGACGG TGGCATTCATAGCATTCACTGAGGTAATGGCGCTCTTCCCAGCCAGCCCCTTCTGGTCCACACTGTTCTTCCTGATGCTGCTCAACCTGGGCCTCAGCACTATGTTCGGGACCATGCAGGGAATCCTCACACCTCTCATGG AATTTAGCCTCTTGGGACGCCACAGGACCATCCTCACCGGCAAGTCAGACACTT CTGTGCTTGGGTTTGTAATTGGATTATTGTTCACCCAACGCTCTGGCAACTATTTTGTCACGATGTTTGATGACTACTCTGCGACCCTACCGTTagtcattgtggtcattt gaaCCATCAGTGTGGCGTGGGTTTACGGAACAGATCG CTTCCTGGATGATATTGAAGTAATG CTCAAATGGCGCCCTCCAGTGGTGTACAAGTATCTGTGGAAATATGTCTGTTTACTGGCCATGGTTGGACTCCTGGTTGCCAGTTTTCTGCGGATGGTCTTCAAAAGACCCACGTACACCGCCTGGAATCAAGAGCACAGTACGATATTAG CACTAGAGTATCCCAGCTGGGCCCTGGTGATGATCGTCATGCTCATACTCTTGGCTAGCCTGCCTGTTCCTATCGGCTACATCCATTCCATGTTGAAGAACCGCCGGGTCCGTCATTCTCCC TCCGTGGAGGCCGGCATTGGCCAGGAGTTGCACCGTGAGCTGTACACCAAGTGCAGCTCCACGGACCAGCTGGACTCCACTTCTCACCGAGCCCCAACCGAGGAAGACAGGGTTCATCCCAGACCGGCCTTCCTGCTGATGGCTGGCGAACACTACCGGCTCCTGCcccagcaggaggaggaggaggaggaggaggaggaggatacAGGACTGTGA